From a region of the uncultured Draconibacterium sp. genome:
- a CDS encoding S9 family peptidase: MKKLLILLVTFLTVFTVQAQQTQKITLEDILQKGTFRAQSVYGLRSMNDGIHYTTMERQTQIVKYSYQTGEEVEVLFDITKVKDAPISSFSAYEFSDDETKILLTTERKSIYRHSYTAEFYVWNSVTEELSQLSDKGAQQLATFSPDGNYVAYVRDNNIFIKNLRFGSTHQATTDGKFNEIINGAPDWVYEEEFGFNKAFWWSPDSKFLAYIRFDETEVREFSMPMYAGAAPTINDNKLYPGEYTFKYPKAGEANSKVEVYSYEVKTKIAIKVDIGEKTDIYVPRLKWTPDDNELVVMRLNRHQNQIDILYANPYTGDSRNFLTEKNDRYIAENFLDAFTYLEDGSFVVQSERDGWSHLYLYDKQGFEIAQLTEGEFDVTDFYGYDAEKELYYYQAAAESPLRREVYYVSQDKEEKGKLSTLEGTNSAVFSTNFKYYINYYSSAKVPNYITLHDNKKGEQIRFLQDNTVLKNTIKTMQIPQKEFFTFTTPEGIELNGWMLKPHDFDASKKYPVFMTQYSGPNSQSVRDSWGGISWNEYLAQEGFLVVCVDGRGTGARGEDFRKVTYMQLGKYESDDQVEAAKYLTTLPYVDAKNISIFGWSYGGFMTLLSLEKGGDLFRAGIAVAPVTSWRFYDTVYTERFMRTPEENPEGYDDNSPLSHAGDIKGNLLIVHGTADDNVHAQNTFEMTEKMVQAGVQFEMAMYTNRNHGIRGGNTSMHLYTKMVNFLKENLMEK; encoded by the coding sequence ATGAAGAAACTGCTAATTTTATTGGTCACATTTTTGACCGTTTTTACGGTACAGGCGCAACAGACGCAAAAAATTACTTTAGAAGATATTTTACAGAAAGGTACTTTTCGGGCACAGTCGGTTTACGGACTGCGTTCGATGAACGACGGAATCCACTACACTACGATGGAGAGACAAACCCAGATTGTAAAGTACAGCTACCAAACCGGTGAAGAAGTTGAGGTTCTTTTTGATATTACCAAGGTTAAGGATGCCCCTATTTCTTCCTTTTCTGCCTACGAATTCAGCGATGACGAAACAAAAATATTGTTGACAACCGAGCGCAAATCGATTTATCGCCACTCGTATACGGCTGAGTTTTATGTTTGGAATTCAGTTACCGAAGAGCTTTCGCAACTTTCGGACAAAGGCGCACAGCAGCTGGCAACTTTTTCGCCCGATGGTAATTACGTGGCCTATGTACGCGACAATAATATTTTCATCAAGAATTTGAGGTTTGGAAGTACGCACCAGGCAACAACTGATGGAAAATTTAATGAGATTATAAACGGGGCTCCCGACTGGGTTTATGAAGAAGAATTTGGCTTCAATAAAGCTTTTTGGTGGTCGCCCGACAGCAAATTTCTGGCCTACATTCGTTTTGACGAAACTGAAGTACGCGAATTTTCAATGCCGATGTATGCTGGTGCTGCCCCAACAATTAACGATAATAAATTATATCCGGGAGAATACACTTTTAAATACCCGAAAGCCGGTGAAGCCAACTCCAAGGTAGAAGTTTATTCGTATGAAGTGAAAACTAAAATTGCTATTAAAGTTGATATTGGCGAAAAAACAGATATTTACGTTCCGCGCTTAAAGTGGACTCCCGACGACAACGAATTGGTTGTTATGCGTTTAAATCGTCATCAAAACCAAATCGACATTTTATACGCCAACCCTTATACCGGCGACTCACGCAACTTCCTGACAGAGAAAAACGACCGCTACATTGCTGAAAATTTCCTTGATGCATTTACTTATCTTGAGGACGGAAGTTTTGTGGTTCAAAGCGAGCGCGATGGTTGGTCGCATTTGTACCTCTACGACAAACAAGGTTTTGAAATTGCCCAACTTACGGAAGGCGAATTTGATGTAACCGACTTTTATGGCTACGATGCCGAGAAAGAACTTTATTATTACCAGGCTGCTGCCGAATCGCCTTTGCGTCGCGAGGTTTACTATGTTAGTCAGGATAAAGAGGAAAAAGGAAAACTCTCGACTCTGGAAGGAACAAATAGTGCGGTATTCAGTACCAACTTCAAATACTATATTAATTATTACAGCAGTGCGAAAGTGCCTAATTACATCACGTTGCACGACAATAAAAAAGGAGAACAAATCCGCTTTCTGCAAGACAACACGGTACTAAAGAACACCATTAAAACAATGCAAATTCCGCAAAAGGAATTTTTCACTTTTACCACGCCTGAAGGAATTGAGCTGAATGGCTGGATGCTAAAACCTCATGATTTTGATGCTTCGAAAAAATACCCGGTTTTTATGACACAGTACAGTGGACCGAATTCACAAAGTGTAAGAGACTCGTGGGGTGGCATTAGCTGGAATGAATACCTGGCACAGGAAGGATTTCTGGTGGTTTGTGTCGATGGGCGCGGAACAGGTGCCCGTGGCGAAGATTTCAGGAAAGTAACCTACATGCAGTTGGGAAAATACGAATCGGACGACCAGGTGGAAGCAGCAAAATATTTAACTACCCTGCCCTATGTCGATGCTAAAAACATTTCAATTTTTGGCTGGAGTTATGGTGGTTTCATGACACTGTTATCGCTTGAAAAAGGTGGCGATCTGTTTAGAGCCGGTATTGCTGTTGCCCCGGTAACAAGCTGGCGTTTTTACGATACCGTTTACACCGAGCGTTTTATGCGCACTCCGGAGGAAAATCCGGAAGGTTATGATGATAACTCGCCACTTTCGCATGCCGGAGATATAAAAGGAAACTTATTGATTGTACACGGAACTGCCGACGATAATGTACACGCACAAAACACTTTTGAAATGACTGAAAAAATGGTACAGGCCGGTGTGCAGTTCGAAATGGCAATGTACACCAACCGCAACCACGGAATACGGGGTGGCAATACTAGTATGCATTTGTACACCAAAATGGTGAATTTCCTAAAAGAGAATTTGATGGAGAAATAA